The window GAGACGCGTGTGCCCCTCCCGGAtaaacagggctgggctgaTCCCTGCAGTCCCAGGAGCAAAAGTTGAGGGCAGCGCTTGTTTGCTCGGCACGCACACGCCGCGGGGATCGGTGCGTGTCTGCTCCCTGCGTCACTCTGGGACGGCCGCTCACCCCGAGCCGAGGCTGCGGCAGAGCCTCTCGCGGAAAAGCCGAGCAGGCAGGCGGCAGCCAGCTGGTTCCCGCTGGCCCCGTGGGAGGAGTGACGGACGGGAGGCCCCGCTCTCGGCCGCAGCGCACCGTAAGGCCAGGCCGCGGTCCGGCGTCACGGCCCGGGCCAACCCGGCACAGGCTCCCGAGTGGCTCCCCGCCGGCCGCCGGCCTTCCCCGGGCTGCTGCTCCCGCGGCCGCGGGTCGGGTGAGAATGTCCCCCGGGCTGTCAGCACTGGCACCGCGGCAGCACAACGGGCATGGCCTCGGGGAAGGGAGAGGGTgaagggcaggcagaggaggggctgtCACCCACCTGGGGAAGAAGCCGTCGGTCTCCATGGCAGGCCACGGCATTCTGGGGTGCCCCCATCGCCGGGAGTTGGCATGGACAGGGAGATTTTGAGCACTCGGTAGCATTTCTCCCCAAAGCATCCGGAGGCAACACCACGATAGTGCAAAAGCCAGCAGCGACCAGGTCCTCACTTGCGGGGAGTAGCAGTTGCTTCAAAACGCCAGGCAaacctggggggggggggctgccTCTCAGGTTGGGACCTCTTTGATGCACAAGACCAAAAGTTTGCTCAGTTGCACCcgtcagccccagcccctctctctgGCACTGTCCGCAGGCACAGATCTGGTAGTAAAGCACAACATGGCGAAGAGGGTGGCCATCATCGGCGGGGGCAGCAGCGGGCTGTGCGCCATCAAAGCCTGCCTGCAAGAGGGGCTGGAGCCCGTCTGCTTCGAGAGGACCCGAGACATCGGAGGCCTCTGGAGGTTTGAGGTAAACCCTGCCAGCCACGCGTCCTGCTGCACTAAAACACGGTGGTCCCCAAGGATCAGTGGTGTCTGGCAGGGTGGCATGTAGCCAGCCACGGTGGGGTCCCCTGGATGAGACAGGGAGCCAAGGCTCCGTGTGAAGAAGCCTCAAATATGCCCTGGCCATCCCACCCCATCAGTACCCTGGCAATCACCGAGCCATGCCCTGCTCAAACAGGAGCACCCTGAGGACGGCCGTGCCAGCATCTACCGCTCCGTCATCATCAACACTTCCAAGGAGATGATGTGCTTCAGTGACTTCCCTATCCCCGAGGACTTCCCCAACTACATGCACAACTCCAAGATCATGGAGTACTTCCGCATGTATGCCCAGCACTTTGACCTGCTCCGCCACATCCGCTTCAGGGTGAGAGCTGGGGGGCTGAaggggtggtggcagcagggccGAGGGGCACAGGGTGCCTGACACCCACTCCCTCTGCACTCAGACCAGCGTGTGCCGCGTGTCCAAGCGCCCCGACTTTGCCACCACGGGCCAGTGGGAGGTGGTGACAGAGAGTGAGGGGAAGCAGGAAGCAGCTGTCTTTGACGCCGTGCTGGTGTGCAGCGGGCACCACACTGACGCACATCTCCCACTGAACACCTTCCCAGGTACTGCCCTGCACTGCATGGGACATGCCCCAGGAAGCTCAGCCATGGCTGTCCCTGTTCTCCCTGCTGTTTTCCTCTCAGCCCCAGCATTTCCCTGCATTGCCTTGACTCCAGGTGTGCTGTCATGTTCCCCAGGAGTGGTTTGGTGGGGCAAGGGAGCACCTCTAGTCTTTGGGGAGGTGATCCTCCAGCCTGGCACCAGGAAACCAAGCATACCTCCTCCCTGCTCACAGGAATTGAGAAGTTCAAGGGCCGCTACCTCCACAGCCGAGACTACAAGGATCCTCAGGATTTCAGAGACAAGAAGGTCGTTGTTATCGGGATTGGGAATTCAGGGTCAGACCTGGCTGTGGAGATCAGCCAAACGGCCCAGCAGGTGAGAAGCAGGAGTAGGGTCctggcaggcagggcagcccccTGTGGGACACTGTACGCTCCATGAGGACACCAGGAGCAAGGCACTtgcacagccactgctccatccctgaacTCGCTGTATTTGGCCATGCTGTCACCCACCAATGTCAGCCACAAGGTAGTGGTGGCAGTTGAGTCTAGGTGCCACACAGACACCAATTTCTGTGCCTGAGCCCCAGGCTGAAGCTGCCCTGGTGGCCCTGCCCGACCTCTCCCTACTGGATGCCAATcaccagctccctctgcctgctgggTCTTTGCCCGGTGGGGTAGCTCAAACCAGAGTGATCGCAGGGCAAGGACATGTTCCCTCACAGGACAGCCCCCCAGGACCATCACTGCCTTCCAGAGGTGATGCTTCTTCCCTGTGCAGGTCTTCCTCAGCACCCGCCGGGGTGCATGGATCCTCAACCGTGTTGGAGACCAGGGCTACCCCATTGACACCATCTTAACCACCCGCATGAAGAcattcctgcaggagctgctcagcccaTCCCTGGCATGTGACTACATGGAGAAGAAGCTGAATGCCAGGTTTGACCACATGCATTATGGCCTGAAGCCAAAGCACAGGTAACGGCAAATACTTCCCCTGCCCAGGAGGTATCCTCCACCTCCCTCTGTATCCAGTCACGCTTAGCCATCCCatgctccctgtgcctgggctgtTCCTCACGCAATGCTCAAAGGAGCCACCACTGGGCATTCCAGGAACCCTTGGTGgcaccagtgccaccagctTCTGAGCTTCTCTGGCAGACCAGCCCCTTTGACAATGAGTATCCCTGGGGATGAGCAtccccagagcagagagcagtggctggagcaggacacaaagcagagacactccctctcccctgccctaATGGCTCCTTGTGCCTTCCAGGGTCATTAACCAGCATCCAACTGTCAATGACGACCTGCCCAACCGCATCATTTCAGGCAGGGTGCGGGTAAAGCCAAACATCCAGGAATTCACAGAGACATCTGCCATCTTTGAGGATGGCACCAGGGAAGACATTGATGTCGTAGTTTTTGCCACAGGATACAGCTTCTCCTTTCCGTTCCTTGAGGGCTGCGTGAAGGTGGTGGAGAACCAGCTCCCCCTCTACAAATTCGTGTTCCCCCCTGACCTGGAGAAGCCAACACTGGCTTTCATTGGCCTCATCCAGCCCCTGGGTGCCATCATGCCCATCTCTGAGCTCCAGTGTCGCTGGGCCACCCGCGTCTTCAAGGGTAAGGGAGGCCAGTATGCCCTGATGCTGCAGCCTGAGCCTGaagccctggagcagggacagattATGTCCAGCCATGTGAGGAAGGCAGCAGCTGGCTCTGCCATCCTGGCTGTGGCAACAGCATGAACGCCTTGCAGCTCTCATGGCAAGATGGGCTCTTGCCTGAAAGGCACAGAGACATCCAAACCCTGAGCTCcatgggctgctcctgcccatccTGAGGAGCTCAGACATGCCTCAGGTGCCAGACCAGCCACCACAGTGGAGCTGGCAGGGGAGCAGCACTAAGGCAAGAGCAGCACCACAGTGGCTGCCATGGCCAGCAGGGTACAGCCCCTACATGCTGTGGCTCATCCTCCCTAGGGCTGAACAAGCTGCCGCCGCGGCACAACATGGACGCTGACatcaaacagaagaaagaaattatggCAAAGCGGTAAGATCCCCACATGAACAGCAACGGGGCTGCTTTGGGCACAGCTGCTCATGGGCTCCTGTCCATGGCTGCATCCTGGCACATTTATTCGTGCCAATAGATATCAGGGATGTGGTCGGCCACACAACCCAAAGCCTCCAAATCCTTCTCCAGTCCAATACTTTTGGCATGCAGGGCATCTGCCAGCTCTGCGGGCAGCACCTGCCCTTCCTCCTTGCCCACAGGTACGTGAAGAGCCAGAGGCACACCATTCAGGTGGATTACATCCCCTACATGGACGAGCTCGCCTGCCAGCTGGGGGTCAAGCCCAACCTGCTCACCCTCTTCCTCACTGACCCCAAGCTGGCAATGGAGGTGCTCTTCGGTCCCTGCACGCCGTACCAGTACCGGCTGCGGGGCCCGGGTGCGTGGGCAGGAGCCAGGAAGGCCATCCTGACCCAACAGC of the Pithys albifrons albifrons isolate INPA30051 chromosome 10, PitAlb_v1, whole genome shotgun sequence genome contains:
- the LOC139676400 gene encoding flavin-containing monooxygenase 5-like isoform X2 codes for the protein MRKQICSVVPRGCLAMNVPGASCKLWIHLVCASCCRGQRFPNWSHHPGTSDTLTAQCISHQDLRAPELGQPTSEPRLLGTLCQHSQPRGTGGVGDAVLGATGCHWSRERRVCPSRINRAGLIPAVPGAKVEGSACLLGTHTPRGSVRVCSLRHSGTAAHPEPRLRQSLSRKSRAGRRQPAGSRWPRGRSDGREAPLSAAAHRTDLVVKHNMAKRVAIIGGGSSGLCAIKACLQEGLEPVCFERTRDIGGLWRFEEHPEDGRASIYRSVIINTSKEMMCFSDFPIPEDFPNYMHNSKIMEYFRMYAQHFDLLRHIRFRTSVCRVSKRPDFATTGQWEVVTESEGKQEAAVFDAVLVCSGHHTDAHLPLNTFPGIEKFKGRYLHSRDYKDPQDFRDKKVVVIGIGNSGSDLAVEISQTAQQVFLSTRRGAWILNRVGDQGYPIDTILTTRMKTFLQELLSPSLACDYMEKKLNARFDHMHYGLKPKHRVINQHPTVNDDLPNRIISGRVRVKPNIQEFTETSAIFEDGTREDIDVVVFATGYSFSFPFLEGCVKVVENQLPLYKFVFPPDLEKPTLAFIGLIQPLGAIMPISELQCRWATRVFKGLNKLPPRHNMDADIKQKKEIMAKRYVKSQRHTIQVDYIPYMDELACQLGVKPNLLTLFLTDPKLAMEVLFGPCTPYQYRLRGPGAWAGARKAILTQQQRIIKPLQTRHVEECSSRPAVPLIFKLVGAVAVLAAVFAYF
- the LOC139676400 gene encoding flavin-containing monooxygenase 5-like isoform X1; its protein translation is MRKQICSVVPRGCLAMNVPGASCKLWIHLVCASCCRGQRFPNWSHHPGTSDTLTAQCISHQDLRAPELGQPTSEPRLLGTLCQHSQPRGTGGVGDAVLGATGCHWSRERRVCPSRINRAGLIPAVPGAKVEGSACLLGTHTPRGSVRVCSLRHSGTAAHPEPRLRQSLSRKSRAGRRQPAGSRWPRGRSDGREAPLSAAAHRKARPRSGVTARANPAQAPEWLPAGRRPSPGCCSRGRGSGTDLVVKHNMAKRVAIIGGGSSGLCAIKACLQEGLEPVCFERTRDIGGLWRFEEHPEDGRASIYRSVIINTSKEMMCFSDFPIPEDFPNYMHNSKIMEYFRMYAQHFDLLRHIRFRTSVCRVSKRPDFATTGQWEVVTESEGKQEAAVFDAVLVCSGHHTDAHLPLNTFPGIEKFKGRYLHSRDYKDPQDFRDKKVVVIGIGNSGSDLAVEISQTAQQVFLSTRRGAWILNRVGDQGYPIDTILTTRMKTFLQELLSPSLACDYMEKKLNARFDHMHYGLKPKHRVINQHPTVNDDLPNRIISGRVRVKPNIQEFTETSAIFEDGTREDIDVVVFATGYSFSFPFLEGCVKVVENQLPLYKFVFPPDLEKPTLAFIGLIQPLGAIMPISELQCRWATRVFKGLNKLPPRHNMDADIKQKKEIMAKRYVKSQRHTIQVDYIPYMDELACQLGVKPNLLTLFLTDPKLAMEVLFGPCTPYQYRLRGPGAWAGARKAILTQQQRIIKPLQTRHVEECSSRPAVPLIFKLVGAVAVLAAVFAYF
- the LOC139676400 gene encoding flavin-containing monooxygenase 5-like isoform X3 translates to MAKRVAIIGGGSSGLCAIKACLQEGLEPVCFERTRDIGGLWRFEEHPEDGRASIYRSVIINTSKEMMCFSDFPIPEDFPNYMHNSKIMEYFRMYAQHFDLLRHIRFRTSVCRVSKRPDFATTGQWEVVTESEGKQEAAVFDAVLVCSGHHTDAHLPLNTFPGIEKFKGRYLHSRDYKDPQDFRDKKVVVIGIGNSGSDLAVEISQTAQQVFLSTRRGAWILNRVGDQGYPIDTILTTRMKTFLQELLSPSLACDYMEKKLNARFDHMHYGLKPKHRVINQHPTVNDDLPNRIISGRVRVKPNIQEFTETSAIFEDGTREDIDVVVFATGYSFSFPFLEGCVKVVENQLPLYKFVFPPDLEKPTLAFIGLIQPLGAIMPISELQCRWATRVFKGLNKLPPRHNMDADIKQKKEIMAKRYVKSQRHTIQVDYIPYMDELACQLGVKPNLLTLFLTDPKLAMEVLFGPCTPYQYRLRGPGAWAGARKAILTQQQRIIKPLQTRHVEECSSRPAVPLIFKLVGAVAVLAAVFAYF